Proteins from one Syngnathus scovelli strain Florida chromosome 17, RoL_Ssco_1.2, whole genome shotgun sequence genomic window:
- the LOC125985109 gene encoding receptor-type tyrosine-protein phosphatase S isoform X10 — MHLCNTGRALVQSRRLRTSPLCLLLHLIILLIKLNSLSAMPAGPKFTKIPTDQIGVSGGVASFVCQATGNPKPVVYWNKKGKKVNSQRIETIEFDEGAGAVLRIQPLRAPRDENIYECVARNSEGELSVTAKLAIIREDLLPFGFPSIDMGPQLKVVERTRTATMLCAASGTPDPEVSWFKDFLPVEPSTSRGRIKQLKSGALQIENSEENDQGKYECVATNSQGVRYSSPANLYVREASETLRRVPPRFSIPPSNHEIMPGGSVNITCVAVGSPMPYVKWMVGGEDLTPEDEMPLGRNVLELTGVRESANYTCVAMSSLGIIEATAQVLVKTLPKPPGTPMVTETTATSVTITWDSGNPDPVSYYIIQYRAKGPDSKYETVDSITTTRYSIGGLYPNTEYEIRVSAFNSIGQGPPSVRVEARTGEQAPASPPRNVQAHIISQNTVMVRWEDPEEPNGQVKGYRVYYTMDPSRPINEWKIHNVQDSLITTIQSLVTSETYTLQVLAFTSVGDGPFSDPVHVKVMPGVPGQPGKFKIGRVTDTSIELTWEPAYTKMAIINYELLYKPVKYGSLEKLTFGPRNSYTVEGLKANTDYSFSLAAISNKGIGAFTNELVQRTSQANVPRNFSVNLATRTSVLLTWEFPESSNPYRFSVEYNRQKMEVDARLKKAVIPNLQPDTSYDFKITAPEGNMGGLRHRITAKTSPPITIRRPEIDHTRDTETTVTIILPSLESRTPVKNVYVVVVPLRRARGVIRHLKSPDEMDLEELLKDISQKQRDSRQQKQVDLRRAYITARFTPATLPAFFTLGDQLDYGGFENRALEPGQEYVFFILAELNSTTGKMYVASPYTDPVIAPDSDPQPLDAGDGLIWVVGPVLAVVFIICIVIAILLYKNKRKESEPGTKSLLSNAEMMAHHPTDPVEMRRINFQTPGMMSHPPIPINELAEHIELMKANDNLRLSQEYESIDPGQQFTWEHSNLEVNKPKNRYANVIAYDHTRVILAPIEGVLGSDYINANHIDGYRKQNAYIATQGPLAETFGDFWRMVWEQRAASVVMMTRLEEKSRIKCDQYWPSRGTDTYGTIQVTLLDTMELATFCVRTFSLHKSGSSERREVRQFQFTSWPDHGVPEYPTPFLNFLRRVKACNPPDAGPIIAHCSAGVGRTGCFIVIDAMLERIRHERTADIYGHVTLMRSQRNYMVQTEDQYSFIHEALLEAVACGNTEVAARSLYSYMQKLAKVESGEHVTGMELEFKRLANTKAHTSRFVTANLPCNKFKNRLVNIMPYETTRVCLQPIRGLEGSDYINASYIDGYRQQKGYIATQGPLAETTEDFWRMLWEHNSTIVVMLTKLREMGREKCHQYWPAERSARYQYFVVDPMAEYNMPQYILREFKVTDARDGQSRTVRQFQFTDWPEQGVPKSGEGFIDFIGQVHKTKEQFGQDGPISVHCSAGVGRTGVFITLSIVLERMRYEGAVDIFQTVKMLRTQRPAMVQTEDEYQFCYQAALEYLGSFDHYAT, encoded by the exons AGGACCTGTTGCCGTTTGGCTTCCCCAGTATCGATATGGGCCCGCAGCTGAAGGTGGTGGAGCGCACAAGGACGGCCACCATGCTGTGTGCCGCCAGTGGAACGCCGGACCCCGAGGTCTCCTGGTTCAAAGACTTTCTGCCCGTTGAACCCAGCACCAGCCGAGGCCGCATCAAACAGCTCAAATCAG GAGCTCTCCAGATCGAGAACAGCGAGGAAAACGACCAAGGGAAGTACGAGTGCGTGGCCACTAATTCTCAAGGTGTGCGCTACTCCTCGCCAGCCAACCTCTACGTGCGAG AAGCGTCAGAAACAT TGCGCCGCGTCCCCCCTCGTTTCTCCATCCCCCCCTCCAACCACGAAATCATGCCGGGAGGGAGCGTCAACATCACCTGCGTGGCGGTAGGCTCCCCGATGCCCTACGTCAAATGGATGGTGGGTGGCGAGGACCTGACCCCCGAGGACGAGATGCCGCTCGGTCGCAACGTGCTGGAGCTCACCGGCGTCCGGGAGTCGGCCAACTATACGTGCGTGGCCATGAGTAGTCTGGGTATCATCGAGGCCACGGCTCAGGTCTTAGTCAAAA CTCTGCCAAAACCTCCTGGCACTCCCATGGTCACAGAGACCACAGCCACCAGCGTGACCATCACATGGGACTCGGGTAACCCCGACCCGGTGTCCTATTACATCATCCAGTACCGAGCCAAAGGTCCGGACAGCAAGTACGAGACGGTAGACAGCATCACCACCACCCGCTACAGCATCGGTGGGCTGTACCCCAACACCGAGTACGAGATCCGAGTATCGGCCTTTAACAGCATCGGCCAGGGTCCCCCTTCTGTGCGAGTCGAGGCCCGGACGGGCGAGCAAGCCCCGGCCAGCCCGCCGCGAAATGTCCAAGCCCACATTATTTCACAGAACACCGTGATGGTTCGCTGGGAGGACCCGGAGGAGCCAAATGGGCAG GTGAAGGGCTACCGCGTGTACTACACCATGGACCCGTCCCGGCCCATAAATGAGTGGAAGATCCATAACGTCCAGGACAGTCTGATCACGACCATACAGAGCTTGGTGACCTCCGAGACGTACACCCTCCAAGTCCTGGCGTTCACCTCCGTCGGGGACGGGCCCTTCTCTGACCCGGTCCATGTTAAAGTCATGCCAGGAG TTCCAGGTCAACCGGGGAAGTTTAAAATCGGAAGAGTGACTGACACCAGCATTGAGCTGACCTGGGAGCCCGCATACACCAAGATGGCCATCATCAATTACGAGCTCCTTTACAAACCTGTCAAATATGGCAGTTTG GAGAAGCTGACCTTTGGCCCCCGAAACTCCTACACGGTGGAGGGCCTGAAAGCCAACACAGACTACTCCTTCTCCCTGGCAGCCATCTCAAACAAAGGCATCGGCGCTTTCACCAATGAACTGGTGCAGAGGACATCACAAGCCA ACGTACCGAGGAATTTCTCAGTCAATCTGGCCACGAGGACTAGTGTTCTTCTGACGTGGGAGTTCCCAGAGAGCAGCAACCCTTATCGCTTTAGT GTGGAGTATAATCGGCAAAAGATGGAGGTGGACGCTCGCCTGAAGAAGGCGGTCATCCCAAACCTTCAGCCCGACACCAGCTACGACTTTAAGATCACGGCACCCGAAGGCAACATGGGCGGCCTTCGCCACCGTATCACCGCCAAAACATCCCCGCCAATCACCATCCGCCGCCCGGAGATCGATCACACCCGGGACACGGAGACGACGGTCACCATAATTCTGCCATCGCTGGAGTCTCGAACTCCTGTCAA GAATGTTTATGTTGTTGTGGTTCCACTGAGGAGAGCCCGAGGCGTCATCAGACACTTGAAAAGCCCGGATGAAATGGATCTGGAGGAG CTGTTAAAAGACATCAGTCAAAAACAGAGGGACTCTCGCCAGCAGAAGCAGGTGGACCTGCGCCGCGCTTACATCACAGCCCGCTTCACACCTGCCACCCTACCAGCCTTCTTCACCCTCGGGGACCAGCTGGACTACGGAGGCTTTGAGAACCGCGCATTAGAGCCCGGGCAGGAATACGTCTTCTTCATCCTGGCTGAACTCAACTCTACAACCGGG AAGATGTACGTGGCCAGCCCTTACACAGATCCCGTCATCGCCCCGGATTCCGACCCCCAGCCCCTGGATGCAGGTGACGGTCTCATCTGGGTGGTGGGACCGGTACTGGCAGTGGTTTTCATCATCTGCATCGTCATCGCTATTTTACTCTACAAGAA CAAGCGCAAGGAGTCTGAGCCAGGAACCAAAAGTCTTCTGAGTAATGCCGAGATGATGGCCCATCACCCGACAGACCCCGTGGAGATGAGACGAATTAACTTCCAGACTCCAG GAATGATGAGCCATCCTCCCATTCCTATCAACGAGCTGGCTGAGCATATTGAGCTGATGAAAGCTAACGACAATCTCCGACTTTCCCAGGAATACGAG TCCATTGACCCCGGGCAGCAATTCACTTGGGAGCATTCCAACCTAGAGGTCAACAAGCCCAAAAACCGCTACGCTAACGTGATAGCGTACGACCACACCAGAGTCATCTTGGCACCCATTGAAG GTGTCCTGGGAAGTGACTACATCAACGCCAATCACATTGACGGCTACAGAAAGCAGAATGCCTACATCGCCACCCAGGGGCCACTAGCTgagacatttggtgacttttggagAATGGTGTGGGAGCAGCGGGCGGCTTCTGTTGTCATGATGACACGATTGGAGGAGAAATCACGG ATAAAGTGCGACCAGTACTGGCCTAGTCGGGGGACAGACACATATGGAACGATCCAGGTAACCCTGCTGGACACCATGGAACTGGCCACATTCTGCGTGCGCACCTTCTCCCTGCATAAG AGCGGCAGCAGTGAACGACGAGAGGTGCGCCAGTTCCAGTTTACCTCCTGGCCGGATCACGGCGTTCCAGAGTACCCAACCCCGTTCCTGAACTTCCTGCGTCGGGTCAAGGCCTGCAATCCTCCGGATGCCGGCCCCATCATCGCCCACTGCAG CGCCGGCGTCGGCCGCACCGGCTGCTTCATCGTCATCGACGCCATGCTGGAGCGCATCCGACACGAGCGGACCGCCGACATCTACGGTCACGTCACCCTGATGCGCTCGCAGAGGAACTACATGGTGCAAACTGAGGATCAGTACAGCTTCATTCACGAGGCGCTGCTGGAGGCCGTGGCCTGCGGGAACACAGAGGTGGCGGCCAGGAGTCTTTACTCGTACATGCAGAAGCTGGCCAAGGTGGAGAGCGGCGAGCATGTCACCGGCATGGAGCTGGAGTTTAAG CGACTGGCCAATACCAAAGCGCACACGTCCCGCTTTGTCACCGCCAACCTCCCCTGCAACAAATTCAAGAATCGGCTCGTCAACATCATGCCCTACGAAACCACCCGAGTGTGTCTCCAGCCAATCagaggcttggaagggtctgactACATAAACGCCAGCTACATCGACGGTTACAG GCAGCAGAAAGGCTACATCGCCACCCAGGGTCCACTGGCAGAGACTACAGAAGACTTCTGGAGGATGCTGTGGGAGCACAACTCAACCATCGTGGTCATGCTCACTAAACTGAGAGAGATGGGCCGG GAGAAGTGTCACCAGTACTGGCCTGCCGAACGTTCCGCCAGGTACCAGTACTTTGTGGTGGACCCCATGGCCGAGTACAACATGCCCCAGTACATCCTGCGGGAATTCAAAGTAACAGACGCCCGG GACGGCCAATCACGAACAGTCCGTCAGTTCCAGTTCACTGACTGGCCCGAGCAAGGTGTGCCCAAATCCGGTGAAGGCTTCATTGATTTCATTGGCCAAGTGCACAAAACTAAAGAGCAATTTGGCCAGGATGGACCGATCAGTGTTCATTGCAG TGCTGGCGTGGGTCGGACGGGGGTCTTCATCACTCTGAGCATTGTGCTGGAGAGGATGCGCTATGAAGGGGCGGTAGACATTTTCCAGACTGTCAAAATGCTGCGGACACAGAGACCAGCCATGGTGCAGACCGAG GATGAGTACCAATTCTGTTACCAGGCTGCTCTGGAGTACTTGGGTAGCTTTGACCACTATGCAACATAA
- the LOC125985109 gene encoding receptor-type tyrosine-protein phosphatase S isoform X5 translates to MHLCNTGRALVQSRRLRTSPLCLLLHLIILLIKLNSLSAMPAGPKFTKIPTDQIGVSGGVASFVCQATGNPKPVVYWNKKGKKVNSQRIETIEFDEGAGAVLRIQPLRAPRDENIYECVARNSEGELSVTAKLAIIREDLLPFGFPSIDMGPQLKVVERTRTATMLCAASGTPDPEVSWFKDFLPVEPSTSRGRIKQLKSGALQIENSEENDQGKYECVATNSQGVRYSSPANLYVRVRRVPPRFSIPPSNHEIMPGGSVNITCVAVGSPMPYVKWMVGGEDLTPEDEMPLGRNVLELTGVRESANYTCVAMSSLGIIEATAQVLVKTLPKPPGTPMVTETTATSVTITWDSGNPDPVSYYIIQYRAKGPDSKYETVDSITTTRYSIGGLYPNTEYEIRVSAFNSIGQGPPSVRVEARTGEQAPASPPRNVQAHIISQNTVMVRWEDPEEPNGQVKGYRVYYTMDPSRPINEWKIHNVQDSLITTIQSLVTSETYTLQVLAFTSVGDGPFSDPVHVKVMPGVPGQPGKFKIGRVTDTSIELTWEPAYTKMAIINYELLYKPVKYGSLEKLTFGPRNSYTVEGLKANTDYSFSLAAISNKGIGAFTNELVQRTSQAKPSAAPEGVSCKSASSTSLRVSWRPPPLEGHNGELAGYELRYRKVSGAGGKGQGQEVSGLPIPARQADTLVEGLEKWSWYNITMAAATSEGTGPNSLPVLCRTDEDVPSAAPRHIDVTPFNSSALRVTWRSVLPRLRQGRIRGYQVHYSRVGGSESRNLPWIKDLLLDESQMEEDDSTQYEMILGGLKAETLYAVSVAAYTAKGDGAHSKAKMVKTSGMVPLPPCLWAHLGLGPSVVLRWAPPLVCAASGSDGQRLPLEIQGYRLQFGPKNTSQETSIDFTKERNFTVINLSPGSTYVFALSAKSRAGYGDVIQREITVPVIPPSGYPKISDFVNATCCSLQLSWLPPDRDESNGVITEYNIAYKETSGSKASSLAGNFLLPNLRAPPRVVTLPASQSSYTILGLNHSTAYEVQLRAHNQAGPGPFSPPRVCQTRAFETDVPRNFSVNLATRTSVLLTWEFPESSNPYRFSVEYNRQKMEVDARLKKAVIPNLQPDTSYDFKITAPEGNMGGLRHRITAKTSPPITIRRPEIDHTRDTETTVTIILPSLESRTPVKNVYVVVVPLRRARGVIRHLKSPDEMDLEELLKDISQKQRDSRQQKQVDLRRAYITARFTPATLPAFFTLGDQLDYGGFENRALEPGQEYVFFILAELNSTTGKMYVASPYTDPVIAPDSDPQPLDAGDGLIWVVGPVLAVVFIICIVIAILLYKNKPDSKRKESEPGTKSLLSNAEMMAHHPTDPVEMRRINFQTPGMMSHPPIPINELAEHIELMKANDNLRLSQEYESIDPGQQFTWEHSNLEVNKPKNRYANVIAYDHTRVILAPIEGVLGSDYINANHIDGYRKQNAYIATQGPLAETFGDFWRMVWEQRAASVVMMTRLEEKSRIKCDQYWPSRGTDTYGTIQVTLLDTMELATFCVRTFSLHKSGSSERREVRQFQFTSWPDHGVPEYPTPFLNFLRRVKACNPPDAGPIIAHCSAGVGRTGCFIVIDAMLERIRHERTADIYGHVTLMRSQRNYMVQTEDQYSFIHEALLEAVACGNTEVAARSLYSYMQKLAKVESGEHVTGMELEFKRLANTKAHTSRFVTANLPCNKFKNRLVNIMPYETTRVCLQPIRGLEGSDYINASYIDGYRQQKGYIATQGPLAETTEDFWRMLWEHNSTIVVMLTKLREMGREKCHQYWPAERSARYQYFVVDPMAEYNMPQYILREFKVTDARDGQSRTVRQFQFTDWPEQGVPKSGEGFIDFIGQVHKTKEQFGQDGPISVHCSAGVGRTGVFITLSIVLERMRYEGAVDIFQTVKMLRTQRPAMVQTEDEYQFCYQAALEYLGSFDHYAT, encoded by the exons AGGACCTGTTGCCGTTTGGCTTCCCCAGTATCGATATGGGCCCGCAGCTGAAGGTGGTGGAGCGCACAAGGACGGCCACCATGCTGTGTGCCGCCAGTGGAACGCCGGACCCCGAGGTCTCCTGGTTCAAAGACTTTCTGCCCGTTGAACCCAGCACCAGCCGAGGCCGCATCAAACAGCTCAAATCAG GAGCTCTCCAGATCGAGAACAGCGAGGAAAACGACCAAGGGAAGTACGAGTGCGTGGCCACTAATTCTCAAGGTGTGCGCTACTCCTCGCCAGCCAACCTCTACGTGCGAG TGCGCCGCGTCCCCCCTCGTTTCTCCATCCCCCCCTCCAACCACGAAATCATGCCGGGAGGGAGCGTCAACATCACCTGCGTGGCGGTAGGCTCCCCGATGCCCTACGTCAAATGGATGGTGGGTGGCGAGGACCTGACCCCCGAGGACGAGATGCCGCTCGGTCGCAACGTGCTGGAGCTCACCGGCGTCCGGGAGTCGGCCAACTATACGTGCGTGGCCATGAGTAGTCTGGGTATCATCGAGGCCACGGCTCAGGTCTTAGTCAAAA CTCTGCCAAAACCTCCTGGCACTCCCATGGTCACAGAGACCACAGCCACCAGCGTGACCATCACATGGGACTCGGGTAACCCCGACCCGGTGTCCTATTACATCATCCAGTACCGAGCCAAAGGTCCGGACAGCAAGTACGAGACGGTAGACAGCATCACCACCACCCGCTACAGCATCGGTGGGCTGTACCCCAACACCGAGTACGAGATCCGAGTATCGGCCTTTAACAGCATCGGCCAGGGTCCCCCTTCTGTGCGAGTCGAGGCCCGGACGGGCGAGCAAGCCCCGGCCAGCCCGCCGCGAAATGTCCAAGCCCACATTATTTCACAGAACACCGTGATGGTTCGCTGGGAGGACCCGGAGGAGCCAAATGGGCAG GTGAAGGGCTACCGCGTGTACTACACCATGGACCCGTCCCGGCCCATAAATGAGTGGAAGATCCATAACGTCCAGGACAGTCTGATCACGACCATACAGAGCTTGGTGACCTCCGAGACGTACACCCTCCAAGTCCTGGCGTTCACCTCCGTCGGGGACGGGCCCTTCTCTGACCCGGTCCATGTTAAAGTCATGCCAGGAG TTCCAGGTCAACCGGGGAAGTTTAAAATCGGAAGAGTGACTGACACCAGCATTGAGCTGACCTGGGAGCCCGCATACACCAAGATGGCCATCATCAATTACGAGCTCCTTTACAAACCTGTCAAATATGGCAGTTTG GAGAAGCTGACCTTTGGCCCCCGAAACTCCTACACGGTGGAGGGCCTGAAAGCCAACACAGACTACTCCTTCTCCCTGGCAGCCATCTCAAACAAAGGCATCGGCGCTTTCACCAATGAACTGGTGCAGAGGACATCACAAGCCA AACCCTCAGCCGCACCCGAGGGTGTATCCTGCAAGAGTGCCAGCTCCACCTCGCTGAGAGTTAGTTGGCGGCCGCCTCCACTGGAGGGCCACAATGGCGAGTTGGCAGGTTATGAGCTAAGGTACCGCAAAGTTTCTGGGGCAGGAGGCAAAGGTCAGGGCCAGGAGGTGTCCGGGCTGCCTATACCGGCCCGGCAGGCGGACACGCTAGTTGAGGGCCTGGAGAAATGGAGCTGGTACAACATCACCATGGCAGCTGCCACTTCTGAGGGAACTGGGCCCAACAGCTTGCCTGTGCTCTGCAGAACAGATGAGGATG TTCCCAGCGCGGCCCCTCGTCACATTGATGTCACTCCTTTCAATTCCTCCGCACTCCGGGTCACTTGGCGGTCTGTGTTGCCAAGGTTACGCCAAGGTCGGATCCGTGGTTACCAGGTGCACTACAGTCGCGTTGGTGGCAGCGAATCCCGAAATCTTCCTTGGATAAAAGATCTCTTATTGGATGAGTCTCAG ATGGAGGAGGATGATTCCACTCAGTAT GAGATGATTTTGGGAGGCCTGAAAGCAGAGACGTTGTACGCTGTGTCAGTGGCAGCGTACACCGCCAAAGGTGATGGAGCACATAGCAAAGCCAAGATGGTGAAGACCTCAGGGATGG TACCTCTCCCTCCTTGCCTGTGGGCACATTTGGGATTGGGTCCATCAGTGGTGCTTCGATGGGCTCCTCCGCTGGTATGCGCAGCGTCAGGCTCTGATGGCCAGAGGCTCCCTCTGGAAATTCAAGGCTACCGCCTCCAGTTTGGCCCCAAGAATACATCCCAGGAGACCTCGATAGATTTcacaaaagaaagaaatttcACCGTCATAAACCTCTCCCCGGGCTCCACCTACGTCTTTGCGCTCTCTGCAAAGAGCCGAGCGGGTTACGGAGATGTTATACAGAGGGAAATAACCGTTCCCGTCATCCCACCCTCAGGATACCCGAAAATCTCTGACTTTGTTAACGCCACTTGCTGCTCCCTGCAGCTCTCCTGGCTCCCTCCTGACCGAGACGAGAGCAATGGCGTCATCACAGAGTACAACATCGCTTACAAAGAGACTTCAGGCTCCAAAGCCTCAAGCCTCGCGGGCAACTTTTTATTACCGAACCTCCGTGCCCCCCCACGTGTGGTCACGCTACCAGCGAGCCAGTCTAGCTACACCATCCTGGGCCTCAATCACAGCACAGCCTACGAGGTGCAGCTCAGAGCCCACAACCAAGCAGGGCCCGGCCCCTTCAGCCCCCCTCGGGTGTGCCAAACCCGGGCCTTTGAAACAG ACGTACCGAGGAATTTCTCAGTCAATCTGGCCACGAGGACTAGTGTTCTTCTGACGTGGGAGTTCCCAGAGAGCAGCAACCCTTATCGCTTTAGT GTGGAGTATAATCGGCAAAAGATGGAGGTGGACGCTCGCCTGAAGAAGGCGGTCATCCCAAACCTTCAGCCCGACACCAGCTACGACTTTAAGATCACGGCACCCGAAGGCAACATGGGCGGCCTTCGCCACCGTATCACCGCCAAAACATCCCCGCCAATCACCATCCGCCGCCCGGAGATCGATCACACCCGGGACACGGAGACGACGGTCACCATAATTCTGCCATCGCTGGAGTCTCGAACTCCTGTCAA GAATGTTTATGTTGTTGTGGTTCCACTGAGGAGAGCCCGAGGCGTCATCAGACACTTGAAAAGCCCGGATGAAATGGATCTGGAGGAG CTGTTAAAAGACATCAGTCAAAAACAGAGGGACTCTCGCCAGCAGAAGCAGGTGGACCTGCGCCGCGCTTACATCACAGCCCGCTTCACACCTGCCACCCTACCAGCCTTCTTCACCCTCGGGGACCAGCTGGACTACGGAGGCTTTGAGAACCGCGCATTAGAGCCCGGGCAGGAATACGTCTTCTTCATCCTGGCTGAACTCAACTCTACAACCGGG AAGATGTACGTGGCCAGCCCTTACACAGATCCCGTCATCGCCCCGGATTCCGACCCCCAGCCCCTGGATGCAGGTGACGGTCTCATCTGGGTGGTGGGACCGGTACTGGCAGTGGTTTTCATCATCTGCATCGTCATCGCTATTTTACTCTACAAGAA CAAACCTGACAG CAAGCGCAAGGAGTCTGAGCCAGGAACCAAAAGTCTTCTGAGTAATGCCGAGATGATGGCCCATCACCCGACAGACCCCGTGGAGATGAGACGAATTAACTTCCAGACTCCAG GAATGATGAGCCATCCTCCCATTCCTATCAACGAGCTGGCTGAGCATATTGAGCTGATGAAAGCTAACGACAATCTCCGACTTTCCCAGGAATACGAG TCCATTGACCCCGGGCAGCAATTCACTTGGGAGCATTCCAACCTAGAGGTCAACAAGCCCAAAAACCGCTACGCTAACGTGATAGCGTACGACCACACCAGAGTCATCTTGGCACCCATTGAAG GTGTCCTGGGAAGTGACTACATCAACGCCAATCACATTGACGGCTACAGAAAGCAGAATGCCTACATCGCCACCCAGGGGCCACTAGCTgagacatttggtgacttttggagAATGGTGTGGGAGCAGCGGGCGGCTTCTGTTGTCATGATGACACGATTGGAGGAGAAATCACGG ATAAAGTGCGACCAGTACTGGCCTAGTCGGGGGACAGACACATATGGAACGATCCAGGTAACCCTGCTGGACACCATGGAACTGGCCACATTCTGCGTGCGCACCTTCTCCCTGCATAAG AGCGGCAGCAGTGAACGACGAGAGGTGCGCCAGTTCCAGTTTACCTCCTGGCCGGATCACGGCGTTCCAGAGTACCCAACCCCGTTCCTGAACTTCCTGCGTCGGGTCAAGGCCTGCAATCCTCCGGATGCCGGCCCCATCATCGCCCACTGCAG CGCCGGCGTCGGCCGCACCGGCTGCTTCATCGTCATCGACGCCATGCTGGAGCGCATCCGACACGAGCGGACCGCCGACATCTACGGTCACGTCACCCTGATGCGCTCGCAGAGGAACTACATGGTGCAAACTGAGGATCAGTACAGCTTCATTCACGAGGCGCTGCTGGAGGCCGTGGCCTGCGGGAACACAGAGGTGGCGGCCAGGAGTCTTTACTCGTACATGCAGAAGCTGGCCAAGGTGGAGAGCGGCGAGCATGTCACCGGCATGGAGCTGGAGTTTAAG CGACTGGCCAATACCAAAGCGCACACGTCCCGCTTTGTCACCGCCAACCTCCCCTGCAACAAATTCAAGAATCGGCTCGTCAACATCATGCCCTACGAAACCACCCGAGTGTGTCTCCAGCCAATCagaggcttggaagggtctgactACATAAACGCCAGCTACATCGACGGTTACAG GCAGCAGAAAGGCTACATCGCCACCCAGGGTCCACTGGCAGAGACTACAGAAGACTTCTGGAGGATGCTGTGGGAGCACAACTCAACCATCGTGGTCATGCTCACTAAACTGAGAGAGATGGGCCGG GAGAAGTGTCACCAGTACTGGCCTGCCGAACGTTCCGCCAGGTACCAGTACTTTGTGGTGGACCCCATGGCCGAGTACAACATGCCCCAGTACATCCTGCGGGAATTCAAAGTAACAGACGCCCGG GACGGCCAATCACGAACAGTCCGTCAGTTCCAGTTCACTGACTGGCCCGAGCAAGGTGTGCCCAAATCCGGTGAAGGCTTCATTGATTTCATTGGCCAAGTGCACAAAACTAAAGAGCAATTTGGCCAGGATGGACCGATCAGTGTTCATTGCAG TGCTGGCGTGGGTCGGACGGGGGTCTTCATCACTCTGAGCATTGTGCTGGAGAGGATGCGCTATGAAGGGGCGGTAGACATTTTCCAGACTGTCAAAATGCTGCGGACACAGAGACCAGCCATGGTGCAGACCGAG GATGAGTACCAATTCTGTTACCAGGCTGCTCTGGAGTACTTGGGTAGCTTTGACCACTATGCAACATAA